The following coding sequences are from one Saprospiraceae bacterium window:
- a CDS encoding RimK family alpha-L-glutamate ligase: MKILILSRNAALYSTQSLIKAAQRRKHEVYVIDHLLCNLIISGGKPQLFTGYDEMMGFDAVIPRIGASATQYGAAVIRQIENMGIFTTVKADALLKARDKLTCMQILSAEGIDVPKTGIAAGDSCTGVVYDQVTKDRAVIKLLSSTQGLGVILCDKKNQGQSIVEGFHRVGQDVLIQEFIEDAKGSDIRAFVVDGEIVGAMVRQALPGEFRSNIHRGATATIAKLSSEEQDIALRATKILGLSVAGVDILRSKRGPLVLEVNASPGLEGIEATTKVDIAGKIISFIEKNLNSSE; encoded by the coding sequence ATGAAAATCTTGATTCTTTCCCGCAACGCGGCTCTATATAGTACGCAGAGCTTGATCAAAGCGGCACAGAGACGTAAGCATGAGGTTTATGTGATAGATCATTTACTCTGCAACCTGATTATTTCAGGTGGGAAACCTCAGCTATTCACAGGTTATGATGAGATGATGGGCTTTGATGCAGTTATTCCAAGGATAGGCGCTTCGGCGACACAATATGGTGCTGCAGTGATCCGGCAGATTGAAAATATGGGGATATTTACCACGGTCAAAGCAGACGCATTACTCAAAGCAAGAGACAAACTCACCTGCATGCAAATTTTATCTGCCGAGGGCATCGACGTCCCTAAGACAGGGATCGCCGCAGGAGACAGTTGCACAGGAGTAGTATATGATCAAGTTACTAAAGACAGGGCAGTGATCAAACTTTTGTCAAGCACTCAAGGACTTGGAGTAATACTTTGTGACAAGAAGAATCAGGGTCAGTCCATCGTCGAAGGATTTCATCGGGTGGGACAAGATGTGCTCATTCAGGAATTTATAGAAGACGCAAAAGGTTCGGATATACGGGCATTTGTTGTGGACGGCGAGATCGTAGGTGCGATGGTCAGGCAGGCCTTGCCTGGAGAATTCCGGTCAAATATTCATAGAGGAGCAACTGCAACAATTGCTAAGCTCTCTTCAGAAGAACAGGATATTGCCCTGCGCGCCACAAAAATTCTTGGTCTGTCCGTAGCCGGTGTGGATATTTTGAGATCGAAGCGTGGACCCCTCGTATTGGAGGTTAATGCCTCCCCCGGATTAGAAGGTATTGAAGCTACTACTAAGGTAGACATTGCAGGTAAAATTATCTCCTTCATTGAGAAGAATTTAAACTCATCTGAATAA